The proteins below are encoded in one region of Rhizobacter sp.:
- a CDS encoding DNA ligase, with translation MPQAAHAGGPRPLMLAGVYRAGMSLQGWWVSEKYDGVRAYWDGQALWTRHGHRIHAPAWFTHGWPAQPMDGELWAGHGRFTSAASAAARDLPDDTAWRTLRYMVFDLPAETGSFDTRIAQLRRALPRSHATLQAVAQHEATSEAALQALLHDTVHRGGEGLVLHRGASAYRGERSDDLLKLKPHLDAEATVVGHVPGRGKYDGLVGALLVETPQGLRFKLGSGLRDADRVSPPAIGSQVTYRYRGLHPDGVPRFASFVRIRAANE, from the coding sequence ATGCCGCAAGCCGCCCACGCGGGTGGCCCACGCCCGTTGATGCTGGCCGGTGTCTATCGCGCAGGCATGTCCTTGCAGGGCTGGTGGGTCAGCGAGAAGTACGACGGCGTGCGCGCCTACTGGGACGGCCAAGCCCTCTGGACGCGCCACGGCCACCGCATCCACGCGCCGGCGTGGTTCACCCACGGCTGGCCTGCACAGCCGATGGATGGCGAGCTGTGGGCCGGCCATGGCCGCTTCACGAGCGCCGCCTCGGCCGCCGCGCGCGACTTGCCCGACGACACGGCCTGGCGCACGCTGCGCTACATGGTCTTCGACCTGCCGGCTGAAACGGGCTCGTTCGACACGCGCATCGCCCAGCTTCGCCGCGCCCTGCCACGCTCGCACGCCACGCTGCAGGCCGTGGCACAGCACGAGGCCACCAGCGAGGCCGCGCTGCAGGCGCTGCTACACGACACGGTGCACCGCGGCGGCGAAGGGCTGGTGCTCCACCGTGGCGCATCTGCGTACCGCGGCGAGCGCAGCGACGACCTGCTCAAGCTCAAGCCCCACCTCGACGCCGAGGCCACCGTGGTCGGCCACGTGCCGGGCCGCGGCAAGTACGACGGCCTCGTAGGTGCGCTGCTCGTGGAAACCCCGCAAGGCCTGCGCTTCAAGCTCGGCAGCGGGCTGCGGGATGCCGACCGTGTGTCGCCCCCCGCCATCGGCAGCCAGGTCACCTACCGCTACCGGGGCCTGCATCCGGATGGCGTGCCGCGCTTTGCGAGCTTCGTCCGCATACGCGCTGCCAATGAATAA
- a CDS encoding MgtC/SapB family protein, with translation MWNRILDTIATEFSDAVDAEQITRIVLRLLLAAVLGGILGYERESQGKAAGIRTHMLVAMGAALFVLVPQQGGMEVADMSRVIQGVVAGIGFLGAGAIIKNKSEENVQGLTTAAGVWMTAAIGIACGLGREMTAVLSTLMALVVLALVPKVAGRDPKG, from the coding sequence ATGTGGAATCGCATCCTCGACACCATCGCCACCGAGTTCTCCGATGCGGTGGATGCCGAACAGATCACCCGCATCGTCCTGCGCCTGCTGCTGGCCGCCGTGCTGGGCGGCATCCTCGGCTACGAGCGCGAGAGCCAGGGCAAGGCGGCCGGGATCCGCACCCACATGCTGGTGGCGATGGGCGCGGCGCTCTTCGTGCTGGTGCCGCAGCAAGGCGGCATGGAGGTGGCCGACATGAGCCGCGTGATCCAGGGCGTGGTCGCCGGCATCGGCTTTCTCGGCGCGGGCGCGATCATCAAGAACAAGAGCGAAGAGAACGTGCAGGGCCTCACCACCGCCGCGGGGGTGTGGATGACGGCGGCCATCGGCATCGCCTGCGGGCTGGGCCGCGAGATGACGGCGGTGCTGAGCACGCTGATGGCGCTGGTCGTGCTGGCCCTGGTGCCCAAGGTCGCCGGGCGCGACCCGAAGGGCTGA